The following proteins come from a genomic window of Bactrocera tryoni isolate S06 chromosome 1, CSIRO_BtryS06_freeze2, whole genome shotgun sequence:
- the LOC120771603 gene encoding uncharacterized protein LOC120771603 codes for MYSKTSETNAEENSDSSHASHLKNKANSSNGAEKTNWLPSTEKETYRTVVVNYRYAKMDKNYPRNTGAISKKKHWNRMISALAAKPNSDEEEAEDDDVPNLRKLYDCSKEELSTCHNVDTPKPSCENLTKLFHESPKEAIKLEVYCLPVEQEAIVEEPQVNTIEENEIKSETIEDDTYNYDETKSQENSDECVEEGTDNSFETTQMARNYPSFSDFVFLADHEIGETPDFDADYCCAMTKDKVDGTQQTCIIKNTTKATQKPERNSEQLQTIKKSCRRSSTLSAQNCENCLELAVAEIPKETGKPKCTQNQGGFRQRQQELHRYRIAVEQKRLELLEVKLQRERDEMLREQILFEKEIEFKTTQIRQLNDDKIVDIL; via the exons ATGTACTCAAAAACTAGTGAGACCAATG CGGAAGAAAATAGTGATAGCAGTCATGCTTctcatttgaaaaacaaagcGAATTCGTCTAATGGCGCAGAGAAGACTAACTGGTTACCATCAACGGAGAAAGAAACTTACCGTACAGTTGTGGTAAACTATCGATATGCCAAAATGGATAAGAACTATCCGCGTAATACCGGCGCAATATCAAAGAAAAAGCATTGGAATCGCATGATTTCCGCGTTGGCCGCCAAACCGAATAGCGATGAAGAGGAAGCAGAGGATGATGATGTACCCAATTTGCGCAAACTTTATGATTGCTCGAAAGAAGAATTAAGTACATGCCATAACGTGGATACACCAAAACCTTCATGCGAGAACTTAACTAAGCTATTCCACGAGTCACCGAAGGAAGCCATCAAGTTGGAAGTTTATTGCTTGCCAGTAGAACAGGAAGCAATAGTGGAGGAACCGCAAGTAAATACAATTGAggaaaatgaaatcaaatcagAAACTATAGAAGATGATACTTACAATTACGATGAAACAAAATCGCAGGAGAACTCAGATGAATGTGTCGAGGAAGGCACCGATAACTCTTTTGAAACAACGCAAATGGCAAGAAATTATCCGTCGTTTTcagattttgtatttttggctGATCATGAAATTGGCGAAACACCAGACTTCGATGCGGATTATTGTTGTGCCATGACTAAGGATAAAGTAGACGGCACACAGCAGACTTGCATCATCAAGAACACGACAAAAGCAACACAGAAACCAGAACGAAATAGCGAACAACTGCAAACGATTAAGAAGTCTTGTAGGCGTTCAAGTACGCTCAGTGCACAAAACTGTGAAAATTGTTTAGAGCTTGCGGTAGCAGAAATACCAAAAGAAACTGGCAAGCCAAAATGTACACAAAATCAAGGTGGCTTCCGTCAGCGTCAACAGGAACTACACCGATATCGCATTGCGGTGGAGCAAAAACGGTTAGAATTACTTGAAGTAAAATTACAACGGGAACGTGATGAGATGTTGCGTGAACAAATACTCTTTGAAAAGGAGATCGAATTCAAAACGACACAAATAAGACAGCTTAACGATGATAAGATCGTTGACATATTGTGA